In Kitasatospora sp. NBC_00240, the following are encoded in one genomic region:
- a CDS encoding glycoside hydrolase family 27 protein, producing MRSSRLTASLATVMVAASTVIATVGTSPAVAVTVPGNIADHTLQATPPMVVRPGSWRETNETLVKQDADALVSTGLAAKGWNVVAVDDDWMIKSNGQDWDGTQIVSSAQKGRDLDGNIITAPSKYPSGIKSVIDYVHSKGLKFGIYNDAGTLTCDGGAGSYGHFAQDANYFASLGVDYIKSDYCYNYDNTSNGWPLTTDHDADIAVAAYQEFARAIKAANASYGTHMVLNASAPAYFNWHSDATGTDAYKKVVAGMQTSAQAWRAGVDTGGTWSASLSQLDQGEGARQFAKAGHFNDLDQLSFGKGTMTRAQEQAQFTMWAMVDSPLNMKLKGTAAFTANIVADAGNTDVIAVSQDRLGVQGRRISTSADADVYVKPLANGDFAVTLLNKNTTTARTISTTGSAIGTSATGLTLKDLWTKATTSSTGTISATVPAGSAVIYRVTPGSTFTGWTKARNATAISDEDAVTAGCFDRVCDSYSADRLAAAGAHRGDVLSFGGSAFQWPGVGSGEPDSIVAKGQTITHVVGNKLAFLGSSSGGDTSGTLTINYTDGTSSTATLGFPNWVTSNPTAFGCSTAVDTTGRNAPTGPDQPSTHYVVSYCPITVTAGKTIKSFTLPDKPALHIFSVNAS from the coding sequence TTCGACGGTGATCGCCACCGTAGGGACGTCGCCGGCAGTGGCCGTGACGGTGCCGGGCAACATCGCCGACCACACGCTGCAGGCCACTCCGCCGATGGTCGTCCGCCCGGGATCCTGGCGGGAGACCAACGAGACCCTGGTGAAGCAGGACGCCGACGCGCTGGTGTCCACCGGACTGGCCGCGAAGGGCTGGAACGTCGTCGCCGTCGACGACGACTGGATGATCAAGTCCAACGGCCAGGACTGGGACGGCACCCAGATCGTGTCCTCCGCCCAGAAGGGCCGTGACCTCGACGGCAACATCATCACCGCGCCCAGCAAGTACCCGAGCGGCATCAAGTCGGTCATCGACTACGTCCACAGCAAGGGCCTCAAGTTCGGCATCTACAACGACGCCGGGACCCTGACCTGCGACGGCGGCGCCGGTAGCTACGGCCACTTCGCGCAGGATGCGAACTACTTCGCCAGCCTGGGCGTCGACTACATCAAGTCGGACTACTGCTACAACTACGACAACACCTCCAACGGCTGGCCGCTGACGACGGACCACGACGCCGACATCGCGGTGGCGGCCTACCAGGAATTCGCCCGGGCGATCAAGGCGGCGAACGCCTCGTACGGCACCCACATGGTGCTCAACGCCTCCGCACCGGCCTACTTCAACTGGCACAGCGACGCCACCGGCACCGACGCCTACAAGAAGGTCGTGGCCGGCATGCAGACCAGCGCGCAGGCCTGGCGCGCCGGCGTGGACACCGGTGGTACGTGGAGTGCCAGCCTCAGCCAACTCGACCAGGGTGAGGGCGCCCGCCAGTTCGCGAAGGCCGGGCACTTCAACGACCTGGACCAGCTCAGCTTCGGCAAGGGCACCATGACCAGGGCGCAGGAGCAGGCGCAGTTCACCATGTGGGCGATGGTCGACTCACCGCTGAACATGAAGCTCAAGGGCACCGCCGCCTTCACCGCGAACATCGTGGCCGACGCCGGCAACACCGACGTCATCGCGGTCAGCCAGGACCGCCTCGGCGTCCAGGGCCGGCGCATCTCCACCAGCGCCGACGCGGACGTCTACGTCAAGCCGCTGGCCAACGGCGACTTCGCCGTCACCCTGCTGAACAAGAACACCACCACCGCCCGGACCATCAGCACCACCGGCTCCGCGATCGGCACCTCGGCCACCGGCCTCACCCTCAAGGACCTGTGGACGAAGGCGACCACCTCCAGCACCGGAACCATCTCCGCGACCGTTCCCGCCGGCAGCGCCGTGATCTACCGGGTGACCCCGGGCAGCACCTTCACCGGCTGGACCAAGGCCCGCAACGCCACCGCGATCAGCGACGAGGACGCGGTGACCGCCGGCTGCTTCGACCGGGTGTGCGACAGCTACTCCGCAGACCGGCTCGCCGCCGCCGGCGCCCACCGCGGTGACGTCCTCAGCTTCGGCGGCAGCGCCTTCCAGTGGCCCGGCGTCGGCTCCGGCGAGCCCGACAGCATCGTCGCCAAGGGCCAGACCATCACCCACGTGGTCGGCAACAAGCTGGCTTTCCTCGGCTCCTCCAGCGGCGGTGACACCTCCGGCACGCTGACGATCAACTACACCGACGGCACGAGCAGCACCGCCACCCTGGGCTTCCCCAACTGGGTCACCTCGAACCCGACCGCCTTCGGCTGCTCCACGGCCGTCGACACGACCGGCCGCAACGCCCCCACCGGTCCCGACCAGCCCAGCACCCACTACGTGGTCTCCTATTGCCCGATCACCGTCACGGCGGGCAAGACCATCAAGTCCTTCACCCTGCCCGACAAGCCGGCACTCCACATCTTCTCCGTCAACGCCAGCTGA